A single region of the Psychrobacter alimentarius genome encodes:
- the prpB gene encoding methylisocitrate lyase translates to MTLASAGARFRSALKQKNDNHQPLQITGAINAYTAMMATQVGHQALYLSGAGVANASFGLPDLGMTSLDNVLEDARRITDAVDTPLLVDIDTGFGGAFNIAQTIRKMEKAGVAAVHIEDQVAQKRCGHRPNKEIVSISEMVDRLKAALDAKTDPDFVVMARTDALSVEGLDAAVERAVAFQEAGADMIFAEALTDIEMYRKFTDVLDIPVLANMTEFGQTDLYTTDQLYGVGVDMVLYPLSAFRAMNKAALNVYQHLLDDGTQNKVVDTMQTRMELYDFLNYHEFEQTLDKLFADNK, encoded by the coding sequence ATGACTTTAGCCTCCGCTGGCGCACGTTTTCGCAGTGCACTGAAACAAAAAAACGATAATCATCAACCGCTACAAATCACTGGTGCGATCAATGCCTACACCGCAATGATGGCAACCCAAGTCGGGCATCAAGCGTTATATCTTTCTGGTGCTGGTGTTGCCAATGCCTCGTTTGGTTTGCCTGATTTGGGCATGACCAGTCTTGATAATGTCTTAGAAGATGCTCGCCGTATCACCGATGCGGTTGATACACCCTTACTGGTCGATATCGATACAGGCTTTGGTGGCGCGTTCAACATTGCCCAAACCATTAGAAAAATGGAAAAAGCAGGTGTGGCAGCTGTCCATATCGAAGATCAAGTGGCGCAAAAGCGTTGTGGTCATCGCCCAAACAAAGAAATCGTGAGCATCTCAGAGATGGTTGATCGTTTAAAAGCCGCATTAGACGCCAAAACGGATCCTGATTTTGTGGTGATGGCTCGTACTGATGCGCTGTCCGTTGAAGGCTTAGACGCTGCTGTTGAACGTGCCGTTGCTTTTCAAGAAGCGGGCGCAGACATGATCTTCGCTGAAGCATTAACTGACATCGAGATGTACCGTAAGTTCACCGACGTACTCGACATTCCTGTACTTGCCAATATGACTGAATTTGGTCAGACCGATCTGTATACCACAGACCAGCTATATGGCGTGGGCGTCGATATGGTGCTATATCCGCTATCTGCTTTTCGTGCGATGAACAAAGCGGCACTCAATGTCTATCAGCATTTGTTAGATGACGGCACACAAAACAAAGTCGTTGACACCATGCAAACCCGTATGGAGCTTTATGATTTCCTAAACTATCACGAGTTTGAGCAG